In uncultured Fibrobacter sp., the sequence TATGCAGGTGGTGCTGACTTGGTTCAGAAGATTCAGGAAGGCTGGCTGGACTTCGATTCCGTCGTTGCTACTCCCGACATGATGCCGGTGATTAGTAAGGTCGCTCAGGTCCTCGGTCCTCGCGGTTTGATGCCTTCTCCGAAGGCCGGCACGGTTACGGTTAACGTGGCCCAGACGGTCAAGGAACTCAAGGCAGGTAAGATTTCTTACCGCGTTGACAAGGGTGCGAACGTTCACGCTCCTGTTGGCAAGCTCTCCTTCACCGTCGACCAGCTGGCTGAAAACACCCAGTCTGTCATCGACTCTGTCGTGAAGAACAAGCCGCAATCTTCTAAGGGCACATACATCAAGAGCCTCACTTTGACGGCTACGATGGCCCCGGGCATCAAACTTGATATGGCATTGACACGATAGGAGAAACCATGAAAGCTGTAGTTAAGAAACAACAGACCGTGGACGCCCTCGTTGAATCCTTCAAGGATGCTACCGCCGTCTACCTGCTCAATTACCAGGGCATCACTGTCGAAAAGGACAACGCCCTCCGCAAGGCTCTCGCCTCTAAGGGTGTCAAGTACCACGCTGTGAAGAACACTCTTCTCAAGCGCGTGCTCGCCGCTCTCAAGGTCGAAGGTCTCGACGATATGCTGACCGGTGCAACATCCGTCATGGTCGGCTTCGCAGATGACCCGCTTCTGCCTGCCCGCGAAATTGAAGCATTCCACAAAGCAAACCCCGATTTCTTGATTGCCAAGAGCGTCTTCCTCGATGGGAAGCCGATGCCTGGCTCCGAAGTCGTGAACCTCGCCAAGATCCCGGATCGCAAGGGCATGATCGCTCAGATCGTCGCCATCGCTCTCGGACCTGGTGGCA encodes:
- the rplA gene encoding 50S ribosomal protein L1, with amino-acid sequence MFRGKKYKKIAESIDRAKAYGLKEAIEILKKSELKFDQTVEVHFNLGVDPKHSDQVVRGTVVLPHGTGRPVRVLVFCKDNNIEVAKNAGADYAGGADLVQKIQEGWLDFDSVVATPDMMPVISKVAQVLGPRGLMPSPKAGTVTVNVAQTVKELKAGKISYRVDKGANVHAPVGKLSFTVDQLAENTQSVIDSVVKNKPQSSKGTYIKSLTLTATMAPGIKLDMALTR
- the rplJ gene encoding 50S ribosomal protein L10, with translation MKAVVKKQQTVDALVESFKDATAVYLLNYQGITVEKDNALRKALASKGVKYHAVKNTLLKRVLAALKVEGLDDMLTGATSVMVGFADDPLLPAREIEAFHKANPDFLIAKSVFLDGKPMPGSEVVNLAKIPDRKGMIAQIVAIALGPGGTIAGQIKALQEKLEKESGSEAAPEAAPEAAAAPEA